The sequence below is a genomic window from Mycobacteriales bacterium.
CGGCGTACGCGCCGTCGTGTACGTCGACGGCGGCCGGGCGCGGGCGATGTCCCGCAACGATCGCGACATCACCCGTTCCTATCCTGAGCTGCGCGAGCTCGCCGCCGCCATCGGGTCACGGCAGGTGGTGCTCGACGGCGAGCTCGTCGCGTTCGACGCCGACGGCCGGCCGTCGTTCGCCCTGTTGCAGAGCCGCATGCACGTTGCCGAGCCCGCTGCGGTCCGGCGAGCGGCGGCCGGCGTTCCGGTCACCTACCTCGTCTTCGACCTGCTCCATCTCGACGGCCGTTCGCTGCTCGACCTGCCCTACACACAGCGTCGGGAGGCACTGGCCGAGCTGTCGCTCAGCGGCGAGTCCTGGCGCACGACGCCATGGTTCGCCGGGCACGGCGACGCCGTACTCGCCGCATCGAAGGAGCAGCAGCTCGAAGGCCTGGTCATGAAGCGCTTGACGTCGACCTACGTCCCTGGCGCGCGCTCGAAGACCTGGCTGAAGCTGAAGAACCTGCGCACCCAGGAGGTCGTCATCGGCGGTTGGTCACCTGGCGAGGGACGGCGAGCGGGCGGCATCGGCGCGCTGCTGCTCGGCATCCCGGCCGCAGACGGCCGGCTCGGCTACGTCGGCCAGGTCGGCACCGGATTTACCGAAGCGATGCTGCGCGACCTTCGCTCCGACCTCGATCCGATCGCGGCTCAGGACTCGCCGTTCGACCCGCCGGTGCCAGGCCCGGATGCCCGCGACGCCCGGTGGGTACGCCCCGAGCTGGTCGGCGAGGTCGTGTTCACCCAGTGGACCCGGGATGGCCGGTTGCGGCAGTCGTCATGGCGGGGGCTTCGACCCGACCGCCCGGTGGAAGAGGTACGCCGTGAGTCCTGAGTCCCGCTCGAAGATCCAGGTAGAGGTCGACGGCCGGACGCTGACGCTGTCCAACCTCGACAAGGTGCTCTACCCGGAGGCCGGCTTCACCAAGGGCGAGGTGATCGACTACTACGCGAAGATCGCGCCGGTGATGCTGCCGCACCTCGCCGACCGGCCGGCCACGTTCAAGCGCTATCCGGACGGCGTCGACGGCAAGTTCTTCTTCGAGAAGAACGCGCCGCGCCACACCCCCGACTGGGTGCGCAAGGTCACGCTTCCGACGCCGGGTTCGACGAAGGCGCGGGAAACGATCGACTTCGCCGTGATCGGTGAGCTCGCGGCCCTCGTGTGGGCCGCCAACCTCGCTGCGCTCGAGCTGCACATCCCGATGTGGCGGGTCGGCCCCCGTGGCAAGGTGTACGACCCGGACCTGTTGGTGTTCGACCTCGATCCGGGCCCGCCCGCGACGATCATCGAGTGCTGTGAGGTGGCGCAGCTGCTGCGCTCGGCGTTGAAGGACGAGGGCCTCACGGCGTACCCGAAGACCAGTGGGTCCAAGGGA
It includes:
- the ligD gene encoding non-homologous end-joining DNA ligase, producing MPELRTYRSKRDRERTPEPVPDHDDVPDGPGNRFVIQEHHARALHWDFRLERDGVLVSWAVPKNLPIDPKTNHLAVHTEDHPLEYLDFAGDIPHGEYGGGDVSIWDRGTYECEKWNDREVMVVLAGSRVSGRYVLFKTGSRDRDWMVHRMDPPPDGWLPMPAHIAPMLAAPTSSLPRDDAEWGYEFKWDGVRAVVYVDGGRARAMSRNDRDITRSYPELRELAAAIGSRQVVLDGELVAFDADGRPSFALLQSRMHVAEPAAVRRAAAGVPVTYLVFDLLHLDGRSLLDLPYTQRREALAELSLSGESWRTTPWFAGHGDAVLAASKEQQLEGLVMKRLTSTYVPGARSKTWLKLKNLRTQEVVIGGWSPGEGRRAGGIGALLLGIPAADGRLGYVGQVGTGFTEAMLRDLRSDLDPIAAQDSPFDPPVPGPDARDARWVRPELVGEVVFTQWTRDGRLRQSSWRGLRPDRPVEEVRRES
- the ligD gene encoding non-homologous end-joining DNA ligase, which translates into the protein MSPESRSKIQVEVDGRTLTLSNLDKVLYPEAGFTKGEVIDYYAKIAPVMLPHLADRPATFKRYPDGVDGKFFFEKNAPRHTPDWVRKVTLPTPGSTKARETIDFAVIGELAALVWAANLAALELHIPMWRVGPRGKVYDPDLLVFDLDPGPPATIIECCEVAQLLRSALKDEGLTAYPKTSGSKGMQLYVPVRGAAWQDTHAYARQLAQRLAEERPDLVVWQMTKEIRGGKVLIDWSQNNGAKTTISVYSLRARPQPTVSTPISWDEVTAAGSPADLVFTAADTLARVDEHGDLFADLLDDKHAGRLPAG